From Erigeron canadensis isolate Cc75 chromosome 8, C_canadensis_v1, whole genome shotgun sequence, one genomic window encodes:
- the LOC122611065 gene encoding MADS-box protein JOINTLESS: MMAKEKIQIKKIDNASARQVTFSKRRRGLFKKAEELSVLCDADVALIIFSSAGKLFHYSSSSMKEILERYSLHSKNIEKLDQPSLELQLVEDANYAKLSKEVAEKTLRLRRLRGEELHNLSIDELNQLEKSLETGLGRVVTKKGEVIMNEINCLQEKGLQLMEENDRLRQEMMEVTNAHRKQVHMDTEDLVGEEGQTSDSVTNTCSSAGPSQDYESSYTSLKLGLPYTG, from the exons atgatgGCTAAGGAAAAGATTCAGataaaaaagattgataatGCAAGTGCAAGGCAAGTGACTTTTTCAAAGAGAAGAAGAGGGTTGTTTAAGAAAGCTGAAGAGCTTTCTGTACTTTGTGATGCTGATGTTGCTCTTATTATCTTCTCATCTGCTGGCAAACTTTTTCATTATTCTAGTTCAAG CATGAAAGAAATACTTGAACGGTATAGTCTGCATTcgaaaaatattgaaaaacttGACCAACCATCACTTGAGTTGCAG CTGGTTGAAGATGCCAACTATGCCAAATTAAGCAAAGAAGTTGCCGAGAAAACTCTTCGATTAAG ACGGTTGAGGGGGGAGGAGCTCCATAATTTAAGTATTGACGAGCTGAACCAGCTGGAGAAGTCTCTTGAAACTGGATTGGGTCGTGTAGTtacaaaaaag GGGGAGGTGATCATGAATGAGATTAATTGTCTTCAGGAAAAG GGTTTACAACTGATGGAGGAGAATGATCGACTTAGACAAGAA ATGATGGAGGTAACTAATGCTCACCGAAAACAAGTTCATATGGATACCGAGGATTTAGTTGGTGAAGAAGGCCAAACATCAGATTCAGTTACCAACACTTGCAGCTCTGCTGGTCCTTCACAAGACTATGAAAGCTCCTATACATCTCTTAAGTTGGG GCTACCCTACACAGGCTGA
- the LOC122610785 gene encoding MADS-box transcription factor 22-like, producing MSSEKKKIKRINNVLAKRVTFCKRRKGLLKKAKELSILCDADVALIIFSSTAKVFHYCNSSMKEIIERYRLHTKNHDKLLEEERPSQQLVIEDAKYAKLCQKVSDLTLQLKELSGEELHHLSIEVLHELEKSLEDGMSRVLLKKDEVIMDEIIQLQEKEMKLTEENIRLRQEMAKRCTARKQIYTLTERVA from the exons ATGtctagtgaaaaaaaaaagataaaaaggatTAATAATGTTTTGGCAAAACGGGTGACTTTTTGCAAGAGGAGAAaaggattgttgaagaaagCCAAAGAGCTCTCTATACTTTGTGATGCTGATGTTGCTCTTATCATCTTCTCTTCTACAGCCAAAGTTTTTCACTATTGTAATTCCAG CATGAAAGAAATAATTGAAAGATACAGACTACATACTAAAAACCATGACAAGCTGCTTGAAGAAGAACGTCCATCACAG CAGCTGGTGATCGAAGACGCCAAGTATGCTAAACTATGCCAAAAAGTTTCCGACCTAACTCTTCAGTTAAA AGAGTTAAGCGGGGAAGAGCTCCATCATTTGAGTATCGAAGTGCTGCATGAGTTGGAGAAGTCTCTTGAAGATGGCATGAGCCGTGTCCTTTTGAAAAAG GACGAGGTAATTATGGACGAGATTATCCAACTGCAAGAAAAG GAAATGAAACTGACGGAGGAAAATATCCGACTTAGACAAGAA ATGGCGAAAAGATGCACTGCTAGAAAACAAATTTACACATTGACTGAGAGAGTGGCA
- the LOC122610786 gene encoding very-long-chain (3R)-3-hydroxyacyl-CoA dehydratase PASTICCINO 2-like: protein MAGRMYLMTYNWLLCTGWFYMLCLALKTLITVDKSGGGGHAHVYQAVEIPLLFAQSAAFFEVLHSLIVVIKRQLVYFLYYILVFNGLVRSQISATLPQISSRLFVVWGILYNFPQVQTHPFFSSMVISWCITEIIRYSFFAMKETFGSAPFWLLWLRYSTFLVLYPSGIASEIGLIYKSLPYIKESGFLTIRMPNAWNFSFDYFYCAIMVLGVYVPGVPHLYGHMLGQRKKSLSRSKRE from the exons ATGGCGGGGCGAATGTATCTCATGACTTATAATTGGCTACTATGCACCGGATG GTTTTATATGTTGTGCTTAGCTTTAAAAACCTTAATAACAGTTGATAAATCAGGAGGAGGAGGACACGCCCATGTTTACCAAGCTGTTGAAATCCCCCTTTTATTTGCACAATCTGCTGCCTTTTTTGAG GTACTTCACAGCTTGATAG TTGTCATCAAACGTCAACTAGTTTATTTTCTGTATTATATTTTGGTATTCAATGGTTTGGTAAGATCTCAAATTTCAGCTACACTGCCTCAAATAAGTTCAAGATTATTTGTAGTGTGGGGAATCTTGTATAATTTTCCTCAG GTTCAGACTCATCCCTTCTTTAGCTCTATGGTTATCAGTTGGTGTATCACTGAG ATTATTCGATATTCTTTTTTTGCTATGAAGGAGACATTCGGATCTGCACCTTTTTGGCTATTGTGGCTCAG ATATAGCACCTTTCTCGTATTGTATCCCTCTGGCATTGCTAGTGAAATTGGCCTAATCTACAAATCCTTACCTTATATAAAG GAATCCGGGTTTTTGACAATAAGGATGCCCAATGCATGGAACTTCtcatttgattatttttattgtgcGATTATGGTGCTTGGAGTTTACGTACCAG GGGTCCCACATTTGTATGGTCATATGCTTGGGCAGAGAAAGAAAAGTTTATCCAGATCGAAGAGGGAGTGA